From a region of the Paenibacillus lutimineralis genome:
- the moaA gene encoding GTP 3',8-cyclase MoaA, producing MTMSRLVDPFGRQHNYLRISVTDRCNLRCIYCMPEEGMEFEPTDNILTYEEIVDVVRVVAEMGIRKIRLTGGEPLVRKELEKLVAMISSIPGIEDIALTTNGIFLAPRAARLKEAGLTRVNISMDSLRPDRFKSITRGGDVRKVLDSIDACVKAGLSPIKLNVVLMKGINDDEIADFITLTQYRDIHVRFIEYMPIGHSDSQWKNLYLPLNRVEEVCAEQQWQYEAETTIRGNGPSENYRLHGAVGSFGLIHPVSEHFCQTCNRLRLTADGYIKPCLAWTEQFQVRSVIGDDAAIRQLFLDALGTKPENHEMSKFLQDEQDISHTPTARRMSQIGG from the coding sequence ATGACAATGTCTCGCTTAGTCGATCCATTCGGACGTCAACATAATTATTTGCGCATTTCAGTGACGGATCGCTGTAATTTGCGCTGTATCTACTGCATGCCTGAGGAAGGCATGGAATTTGAACCGACGGACAATATCCTTACCTACGAAGAGATTGTCGATGTCGTACGCGTCGTCGCGGAGATGGGCATACGCAAGATCCGCCTCACCGGCGGAGAGCCGCTTGTTCGCAAAGAGTTGGAGAAGCTTGTGGCGATGATATCCAGCATCCCAGGCATCGAAGATATTGCGCTAACGACGAATGGCATCTTTCTCGCGCCGCGCGCCGCCCGATTGAAGGAAGCTGGACTTACACGCGTGAACATTAGTATGGATTCCCTGCGGCCGGATCGGTTCAAATCGATTACGCGCGGCGGTGACGTTCGGAAAGTGCTCGATAGCATTGATGCCTGCGTGAAGGCTGGCTTAAGCCCGATCAAATTGAACGTTGTGCTGATGAAAGGAATTAACGACGACGAAATCGCGGATTTTATCACGTTAACACAGTACCGCGATATTCATGTCCGATTTATCGAATATATGCCAATCGGCCACAGTGATTCACAGTGGAAGAACTTGTACCTGCCGCTCAATCGTGTCGAGGAAGTGTGTGCGGAGCAGCAATGGCAGTACGAGGCTGAGACGACCATCCGGGGGAATGGTCCTTCGGAAAATTATCGTCTGCACGGTGCTGTAGGCAGCTTTGGCTTGATTCATCCGGTAAGCGAGCATTTCTGCCAGACGTGCAATCGTCTGCGCCTCACAGCAGACGGTTATATCAAGCCTTGCCTTGCTTGGACAGAGCAGTTCCAAGTACGAAGCGTGATCGGCGATGATGCGGCGATCCGGCAGCTTTTCCTCGATGCGCTCGGTACAAAGCCTGAAAATCATGAAATGTCCAAATTTCTGCAAGATGAACAAGACATTTCACATACACCCACGGCTCGCAGAATGTCTCAAATCGGAGGATAG
- a CDS encoding HAD family hydrolase — MIHAVIFDVDGTLLNSDQAIILALQQVLREEKNMEYPSEELIPVLGMTSENSMNSLGVPDVKHAAAKLTLYVKRNTHLMTLYPGIEDMLKKLAGKGIHTGVVTSKTREEFKFDFMPHGISEYFSHIICADDTSKHKPEPDPLIKYVEQTRIDPTTTLYVGDTVYDQQCANGAQIGFAIAMWGAKQPERTVAKYRLNRPDDLLRIVGLE; from the coding sequence ATGATTCATGCCGTTATATTTGACGTGGATGGGACTCTTCTTAATTCGGACCAAGCGATCATTCTAGCCTTGCAGCAGGTTTTAAGAGAAGAAAAGAACATGGAGTACCCCAGTGAAGAATTGATTCCTGTATTGGGGATGACTAGTGAGAATAGTATGAACTCCTTGGGGGTTCCGGATGTAAAGCATGCTGCTGCAAAGCTGACGCTTTATGTAAAAAGGAATACTCATCTGATGACCCTCTATCCCGGGATTGAAGATATGCTTAAAAAGTTGGCCGGAAAAGGCATCCATACGGGTGTTGTTACGTCTAAAACACGCGAGGAATTCAAATTCGACTTTATGCCGCACGGTATTAGTGAGTACTTCTCGCACATTATTTGTGCAGATGATACGTCCAAGCATAAGCCTGAGCCTGATCCGTTAATCAAATATGTAGAGCAAACCAGAATCGACCCGACAACAACGCTTTATGTCGGAGATACCGTATATGATCAGCAATGCGCGAACGGGGCTCAAATCGGTTTCGCCATAGCGATGTGGGGAGCCAAGCAACCAGAACGCACTGTCGCGAAATACAGATTGAATCGACCTGATGATCTACTCCGCATTGTAGGTCTTGAATGA
- a CDS encoding aminotransferase class I/II-fold pyridoxal phosphate-dependent enzyme has translation MDHRRTPLFTALIEHASRNPIPFHIPGHKKGEGMEYGFKTFLGENALSIDLINIAPLDDLHQPTGVIDEAQRMAAHAFDADYTLFSVQGTSSAIITMIMSVCGPGDKIIVPRNLHKSILSAIIFAGAKPVFVTPERDKRWGIDHGISIRSVKKAIERHTDAKAVLVINPTYFGVCTDLKAIVDLAHDYGIPVLVDEAHGALLHFHNMLPLSAMQAGADMAATSMHKLGGSLTQSSLLHIKKGLIQREKVQTIFSMLTTTSTSYILLASLDAARKHLAMNGSEMAAKAIQLAEYARGQINQIPGLASFGREILWTDAAFDFDPTKLTVHVRKLGITGYAAEEWLRKHFNIEVELSDLYNILCLITPGDSTETVACLLDGLAELAKAHQNPKAEAGAIDVKLPEIPLLALTPRDAFYGEVELIPFEQSAGRIMAESVYVYPPGIPILLPGEVIAEQHIQYIREHLEVGLPVRGPQDLTVKNIKVVIEARAI, from the coding sequence ATGGATCATCGTCGTACACCGTTGTTTACTGCTTTGATAGAACATGCGAGTCGAAACCCGATTCCTTTTCATATACCAGGCCATAAAAAAGGAGAAGGGATGGAATACGGGTTTAAAACATTTCTGGGTGAAAATGCCTTGTCTATCGATTTGATTAATATTGCGCCATTGGATGATTTGCATCAGCCTACTGGCGTGATCGACGAAGCACAGCGTATGGCTGCTCATGCCTTTGACGCAGATTATACATTATTTTCGGTGCAAGGAACGAGCAGTGCGATTATAACGATGATCATGTCTGTGTGTGGGCCGGGCGATAAAATTATTGTGCCGCGCAACCTGCATAAGTCGATTTTATCTGCAATCATTTTTGCCGGAGCCAAGCCTGTATTTGTCACTCCTGAAAGAGACAAACGATGGGGGATCGACCATGGCATCTCTATTCGTTCAGTGAAGAAAGCGATTGAAAGGCATACGGACGCCAAAGCGGTGCTGGTAATCAATCCAACCTATTTCGGTGTATGCACCGATCTGAAAGCCATTGTTGATTTAGCTCATGATTACGGCATACCAGTACTTGTCGACGAGGCGCACGGGGCATTGCTTCACTTTCATAACATGCTTCCGTTATCTGCCATGCAGGCTGGAGCAGATATGGCTGCAACAAGCATGCATAAGCTTGGCGGATCGTTGACACAAAGCTCGTTGCTCCATATCAAAAAAGGGCTCATTCAGCGTGAAAAAGTACAAACCATCTTTAGCATGCTGACAACAACATCCACTTCCTATATTCTTTTGGCTTCCCTAGACGCAGCACGGAAACATCTTGCTATGAACGGCTCGGAAATGGCAGCAAAAGCGATTCAACTGGCAGAATACGCCAGAGGCCAAATCAACCAAATTCCCGGTCTGGCTTCGTTTGGCAGGGAGATTCTGTGGACGGATGCGGCCTTTGACTTCGATCCTACGAAGCTTACCGTACATGTCCGAAAGTTAGGCATTACCGGATATGCAGCAGAAGAATGGCTGCGTAAGCATTTCAATATTGAAGTAGAACTGAGCGATTTGTACAACATTCTTTGCTTAATCACACCAGGTGATTCGACAGAAACGGTAGCTTGCTTGCTGGATGGTTTAGCTGAACTTGCCAAAGCTCATCAAAACCCAAAAGCGGAAGCTGGAGCCATTGATGTCAAATTACCCGAAATTCCGCTGCTTGCTTTGACGCCGAGAGATGCCTTTTATGGGGAGGTCGAACTTATTCCTTTTGAGCAATCTGCCGGGCGCATTATGGCAGAGTCCGTTTATGTGTATCCCCCGGGTATTCCTATTTTACTGCCTGGGGAAGTCATCGCGGAACAACATATCCAATACATTCGTGAGCATCTGGAAGTCGGTTTGCCTGTAAGAGGACCACAAGATTTAACTGTAAAAAACATCAAGGTAGTTATCGAAGCCAGAGCGATTTAG
- a CDS encoding SDR family NAD(P)-dependent oxidoreductase, with translation MKNFIIIGASKGLGDAFVKSLPEIGDNVWIVSRSCPTSLNLNDGVNKYWIEADLSKSDAYNLIANAINEHIIDVLIYNAGIWESNGFREDYDFEKDDPDEISRIINVNVISAITCIQKIIPNLKKSANAKIVLIGSTAGLENNDFTQVSFVASKFALRGIANSIREHVKKFGIGVTCINPGEIATQIPLDDGIEKVLSAYNYTQIPLQDIVSLVKCVISLSKASCVKEINIPTMFDTSA, from the coding sequence ATGAAGAATTTTATTATCATTGGCGCGAGCAAAGGATTAGGTGATGCCTTTGTCAAAAGTTTGCCAGAAATTGGTGATAATGTATGGATAGTTTCTAGGAGTTGTCCTACTAGTTTGAACCTTAACGATGGAGTCAATAAATATTGGATAGAAGCTGATTTATCGAAATCTGATGCATACAATTTGATTGCGAATGCGATAAATGAACACATCATAGACGTATTAATATATAATGCAGGGATATGGGAGAGCAACGGATTTAGAGAAGACTATGATTTTGAAAAAGATGACCCAGATGAAATTTCAAGAATTATAAATGTGAATGTAATTTCCGCAATTACATGTATACAAAAGATTATACCGAATTTAAAAAAGTCGGCTAACGCAAAAATCGTTTTAATTGGTTCTACGGCAGGTCTTGAGAATAATGATTTTACACAAGTTTCATTTGTAGCGTCTAAGTTTGCTTTGCGCGGTATTGCCAATTCCATAAGGGAACATGTAAAAAAGTTTGGAATTGGTGTAACTTGTATAAACCCAGGTGAAATTGCTACCCAAATTCCTTTGGATGATGGAATCGAAAAAGTCCTGTCAGCCTACAATTATACACAAATCCCCCTTCAAGATATCGTTTCATTAGTTAAATGCGTCATAAGTCTTTCCAAAGCTTCTTGTGTAAAAGAAATAAATATTCCAACAATGTTTGATACAAGTGCATAG
- a CDS encoding type 1 glutamine amidotransferase yields the protein MRIHYLQHVPFESPERISDWARDKGYKLTGTLLYESTHFPLQSEFDMLVILGGPMGVYDEEMFPWLVREKAFIKETIRQRKMVLGICLGAQLIAEALGGKVYRNHYKEMGWHPVKMTEESQNSVFFKQFPKEYVPFHWHGDTFELPDEVKTAAISLGCANQAFEYRGHVIGLQFHLESSNDSIKKLIEYCSDEIEPGRYVQHPDQMMDQMSLLAHSNTILAHLLDTLELNYRTLNKGNELVYKSYVSPQYRSGCN from the coding sequence ATGAGAATTCATTACTTGCAGCATGTTCCATTCGAATCGCCTGAACGAATATCGGATTGGGCTAGGGACAAAGGCTATAAGTTAACGGGCACTTTATTGTACGAAAGCACGCATTTTCCACTTCAGTCGGAGTTCGATATGCTCGTCATTTTGGGCGGCCCGATGGGGGTGTACGATGAGGAGATGTTTCCATGGCTTGTCCGCGAAAAGGCGTTTATTAAAGAAACGATCCGGCAGCGGAAGATGGTACTCGGCATATGCTTGGGCGCGCAACTGATTGCTGAAGCGCTTGGCGGAAAAGTATACAGAAATCACTATAAGGAAATGGGCTGGCATCCTGTAAAAATGACTGAAGAGTCTCAGAATTCTGTATTTTTCAAACAATTCCCGAAGGAGTATGTTCCTTTTCATTGGCATGGAGATACGTTTGAATTACCTGATGAAGTCAAGACGGCTGCAATCAGTCTTGGTTGCGCTAATCAGGCATTCGAGTATAGAGGTCATGTGATTGGGCTGCAATTTCATCTGGAGAGCAGCAATGACAGCATCAAAAAGCTGATTGAATATTGTAGTGATGAAATCGAACCAGGTAGATATGTCCAACATCCAGATCAAATGATGGATCAGATGTCTCTGCTAGCGCATTCAAATACCATTTTGGCACATTTGCTCGATACATTGGAACTGAACTATCGGACTCTTAATAAGGGGAATGAGTTGGTTTATAAAAGCTATGTATCTCCCCAGTATCGGTCTGGCTGCAACTGA
- the hemL gene encoding glutamate-1-semialdehyde 2,1-aminomutase, translated as MNLSAKRKDSCSIAAFEQAKKVIPGGVNSPVRAFSSVDLTPVFAARGQGARVFDIDGNEFIDYIGSWGPLILGHAHPEVVEAIKEAASRGTSFGLSTEIEIKMAEWICKSIPSIEMVRMVNSGTEASMSALRLARGYTKRQKIVKFQGGYHGHADALLIKSGSGVATLGLPDSPGVPDSVAAHTLTAPYNSMDSVRFLFEQYGEQIAAVIVEPVAGNMGVIPPAPGFLHGLREVTKQYGSLLIFDEVMTGYRVSFHGAQGLYGIDPDLTCLGKIIGGGLPVGAYGGKREIMEQVAPVGSIYQAGTLSGNPLAMAAGYRTLQLLEEPGFYEELDRKAARLAEGFTQNAELTGIPLKTNRVGSMFSAFFAEQEVFDYDSAKRSNMQLFKAYYAAMLDLGILTAPTPYEVNFVSAAHSDEDIERTISVHYQALIKISNRGDGFGYF; from the coding sequence ATGAATCTCAGCGCAAAAAGAAAGGATTCCTGTTCCATAGCGGCATTCGAACAAGCCAAAAAAGTGATACCTGGTGGGGTCAATAGTCCTGTTCGCGCATTTTCATCGGTCGATTTAACGCCTGTTTTTGCAGCAAGAGGTCAAGGGGCGCGCGTATTCGATATCGACGGCAACGAATTTATAGATTATATAGGATCGTGGGGGCCTTTGATCCTTGGTCATGCTCATCCTGAAGTGGTAGAGGCGATCAAGGAAGCAGCGTCTCGCGGAACCAGCTTTGGCTTGTCGACGGAGATTGAAATCAAAATGGCTGAATGGATATGCAAAAGTATACCGTCCATTGAAATGGTGCGTATGGTGAATTCCGGTACGGAAGCTTCGATGAGCGCATTGCGATTGGCAAGAGGGTATACAAAGCGGCAAAAAATCGTAAAATTTCAAGGCGGGTACCATGGACATGCCGATGCGCTATTGATCAAGTCAGGCTCGGGCGTCGCTACCCTGGGATTGCCGGATAGTCCGGGAGTACCCGATAGTGTTGCTGCCCATACGCTTACAGCGCCCTATAATAGCATGGACAGCGTCCGCTTCCTATTTGAACAATATGGAGAACAAATTGCTGCTGTTATCGTCGAGCCTGTTGCGGGCAACATGGGGGTCATCCCGCCAGCTCCCGGATTTCTCCACGGGCTGCGCGAGGTTACGAAGCAGTATGGCAGCTTGCTTATTTTTGATGAAGTAATGACAGGATATCGCGTAAGTTTTCATGGGGCGCAAGGGCTGTATGGAATCGATCCGGATCTTACCTGTCTTGGCAAGATCATTGGAGGCGGGTTGCCCGTCGGCGCTTACGGCGGTAAACGTGAGATTATGGAACAGGTTGCTCCTGTTGGATCCATCTATCAGGCGGGCACATTATCAGGCAATCCGCTCGCCATGGCAGCCGGGTATAGAACCTTGCAATTGCTTGAAGAGCCAGGATTTTATGAGGAGTTGGATAGAAAAGCGGCCAGATTGGCAGAAGGTTTTACACAAAATGCCGAACTGACAGGCATACCGCTAAAAACAAACAGGGTCGGCTCTATGTTCTCGGCTTTTTTTGCGGAGCAGGAGGTTTTTGACTACGATTCAGCCAAACGTTCGAATATGCAGTTATTTAAGGCGTATTATGCAGCCATGTTGGATCTTGGCATTTTAACGGCTCCAACGCCTTATGAAGTGAATTTTGTGTCAGCTGCTCATTCCGACGAGGATATCGAAAGGACGATCAGCGTTCATTATCAGGCATTGATTAAAATCAGCAATAGGGGTGATGGTTTTGGATACTTCTAA
- a CDS encoding cysteine desulfurase, with the protein MVLDTSNLRKLFPILGQKINGHPLVYLDSAASTQKPIQVIETLKQFYERDNANVHRGVHTLGSRATEAYEGARAKVARFIHAERVEEIIFTRGTTSSINLVASSYARAICKEGDEIVVSAMEHHSNLLPWQQAAKATGAVLKYIPLQADGTFSIEEAEKTITDRTKLVSVSHISNVLGVANPVKQIAAIAHKHGAVVMVDGAQSIPHIKVDVQELDCDFYAFSGHKMCGPTGIGVLYGKKAYLEQMEPIEFGGEMIDYVGLHDASWKELPWKFEGGTPIIAGAIGLGAAIDFLEQIGLDVIEAHDKLLTSYAVERMKQIEHLTMYGPEEGRFGLVTFNLGKIHPHDLATVLDSYGVAIRAGHHCCQPLMRHFRASATARASFYLYNTEEDVEQFLFALNKTKEYFREVE; encoded by the coding sequence ATGGTTTTGGATACTTCTAACCTAAGAAAACTTTTCCCTATATTGGGTCAAAAAATTAATGGTCATCCGCTCGTCTATTTGGATAGCGCGGCATCGACTCAAAAACCGATTCAGGTGATAGAGACCTTGAAACAATTTTATGAACGAGATAACGCGAACGTCCATCGGGGTGTTCATACGTTAGGCTCGCGCGCAACGGAGGCTTATGAAGGTGCGCGGGCGAAAGTTGCCCGTTTTATCCATGCAGAACGGGTTGAGGAAATTATTTTTACGCGCGGGACAACTTCATCTATTAACCTTGTGGCCAGCAGCTATGCACGAGCGATATGTAAAGAGGGCGATGAGATTGTTGTCTCCGCTATGGAACACCACAGCAATCTTCTTCCTTGGCAGCAAGCAGCAAAGGCGACGGGGGCAGTATTGAAATATATACCGCTGCAAGCCGATGGGACATTTTCGATCGAAGAAGCAGAGAAAACGATCACAGATCGCACGAAACTCGTATCTGTTTCACATATTTCCAATGTATTGGGTGTTGCCAATCCAGTGAAGCAAATCGCGGCAATCGCCCATAAGCATGGGGCGGTCGTCATGGTAGACGGAGCGCAGAGCATTCCCCATATCAAGGTGGATGTGCAAGAGCTGGATTGTGACTTTTATGCCTTCTCGGGACATAAAATGTGCGGGCCGACTGGTATTGGCGTGTTGTATGGAAAAAAGGCGTATCTCGAGCAAATGGAGCCGATCGAATTCGGCGGAGAAATGATCGATTATGTAGGCCTGCATGATGCATCTTGGAAAGAGCTGCCGTGGAAGTTCGAAGGGGGTACCCCGATCATCGCAGGCGCAATTGGCTTAGGCGCGGCCATCGATTTTCTTGAGCAAATCGGTTTGGATGTCATCGAAGCGCATGACAAGCTATTGACCAGCTATGCGGTAGAACGAATGAAGCAAATCGAACATTTAACGATGTATGGTCCGGAGGAAGGTCGGTTTGGACTGGTGACGTTTAATTTGGGCAAGATCCATCCGCATGATCTGGCTACGGTTTTGGACTCGTACGGCGTAGCGATTCGTGCCGGGCATCATTGCTGTCAACCGTTGATGAGACATTTTAGAGCCAGTGCTACGGCTCGTGCCAGCTTTTATTTATATAATACGGAAGAGGATGTAGAGCAATTTCTTTTTGCACTGAACAAAACGAAAGAATACTTTAGGGAAGTGGAATAA
- a CDS encoding RidA family protein has translation MTERTRVFTGSPWEPVVGYCRAIRVGHRVEVAGTTAMKDGEVIGAGSAYEQTKTILKTIEEALHQVGANLTDVVRTRMFVTDISKWEEIGKAHGEFFKDIQPVATMVEVRALIDPRLLVEIEAEAVVSGE, from the coding sequence ATGACCGAAAGAACAAGAGTTTTTACTGGGTCCCCCTGGGAGCCAGTTGTTGGATATTGCAGAGCCATTCGTGTAGGGCATCGTGTTGAAGTAGCAGGTACAACTGCTATGAAAGATGGTGAAGTTATTGGAGCAGGAAGTGCCTACGAACAAACGAAAACCATTTTAAAAACTATAGAAGAAGCACTTCATCAAGTTGGAGCGAATTTAACAGATGTTGTGAGAACAAGAATGTTTGTAACTGACATATCCAAATGGGAAGAGATTGGGAAAGCTCATGGAGAGTTTTTCAAAGATATTCAACCTGTTGCCACAATGGTTGAAGTTAGAGCACTTATTGACCCAAGACTTTTAGTGGAGATAGAAGCAGAGGCTGTTGTAAGCGGTGAATAA
- a CDS encoding LysR family transcriptional regulator yields MELKQLEYFMTLSQELHFTRAAEKLGITQPSLSQQIRLLEHEVGMPLFDRVGKKTMLTQAGKELQHHGYNVFHELSQARAVISELQGLKRGTLKIGALLTVVNYLLPPTVMGFHNSYPNVELSVLGLRTGDIYNGLLQNELDLGIVFLPMEHEDLETIPLYKESLALAVAVDHPIAQAAFVTLDILKETPSVLLPNTYFLRQVINEQCRSLAFTPQPVLEMTTMESIITMVGKGVGVTILPKGYLDYIDNPHICTIPLKNPVLTTQIGVVYRKNKHLCAASRVFMEQLVSTVKSRNF; encoded by the coding sequence GTGGAACTGAAGCAATTGGAATACTTCATGACGTTAAGTCAAGAACTGCATTTTACCCGTGCTGCCGAAAAACTAGGTATTACCCAGCCCTCGCTTAGCCAGCAGATTCGTTTGCTGGAGCATGAGGTCGGCATGCCTCTCTTTGATCGTGTCGGTAAAAAAACAATGCTTACCCAAGCAGGCAAAGAATTACAACATCACGGCTACAATGTGTTTCATGAACTCTCACAAGCGCGTGCAGTAATCAGTGAACTGCAAGGCTTAAAGCGAGGTACATTGAAAATTGGCGCGCTCTTGACCGTTGTCAATTACTTGCTGCCTCCTACGGTGATGGGATTCCATAACAGTTACCCCAATGTAGAGCTTTCTGTGCTTGGGCTGCGAACCGGTGATATCTATAACGGACTGCTGCAAAATGAGCTTGATCTGGGAATTGTTTTCTTGCCAATGGAGCATGAAGATCTTGAAACCATCCCGCTTTATAAGGAAAGTCTTGCCCTTGCGGTAGCTGTAGATCATCCCATCGCCCAAGCAGCGTTTGTGACGCTTGATATTTTAAAGGAAACGCCCTCTGTTCTATTGCCGAATACTTATTTCTTACGGCAAGTCATTAATGAACAGTGCCGATCACTGGCATTCACGCCCCAACCCGTGCTAGAAATGACAACAATGGAATCGATCATAACAATGGTTGGCAAAGGGGTCGGTGTTACTATCTTGCCAAAAGGTTATTTGGATTATATTGACAATCCACATATTTGCACGATTCCGCTTAAAAATCCGGTACTCACTACGCAAATTGGTGTCGTATATCGTAAAAATAAACATTTATGTGCAGCCAGTCGTGTATTTATGGAACAATTAGTTTCAACTGTTAAAAGCAGAAACTTTTAA
- a CDS encoding MoaD/ThiS family protein, with product MKILCFAHVSEQLGASSLELDLGPMTVDAFLEEFKQRYPNLRLDHVMIAVNEQFVDETHRIEPHDTVVLLPPVSGG from the coding sequence TTGAAAATATTATGTTTTGCCCATGTGAGTGAACAGTTAGGCGCATCCAGTTTGGAGCTCGATCTCGGTCCGATGACTGTCGATGCATTCTTAGAAGAATTCAAGCAGCGTTATCCTAATTTGCGTCTAGATCATGTGATGATCGCGGTGAACGAACAATTCGTAGATGAGACACATAGGATTGAGCCTCATGATACAGTGGTCCTTCTGCCTCCAGTCAGCGGTGGATAG
- a CDS encoding molybdenum cofactor biosynthesis protein MoaE: protein MSGSLYVITDQPIKPGVVSEKVMRREAGAITLFLGTVREITYGKRTLYLEYEAYPSMAAKQLERIGQEARERWTDTVVAVTHRVGRIEISDIAVVIAVSSPHRKAAYEANEYVIERIKQIVPIWKKEYGEDGSEWIGDQLNQQTYPDGRPLLSDIPSEDVNSDK from the coding sequence ATGAGCGGCTCACTATATGTTATAACCGATCAACCAATCAAGCCGGGAGTCGTGTCGGAGAAAGTAATGCGTCGGGAAGCAGGTGCGATTACGTTATTCCTAGGCACGGTCCGTGAAATTACCTATGGCAAACGCACCTTATATCTTGAATATGAAGCTTACCCGTCCATGGCAGCGAAGCAATTGGAGCGAATTGGACAGGAGGCGCGCGAACGTTGGACGGATACCGTCGTTGCGGTGACCCATCGTGTAGGCCGTATTGAAATCTCCGATATCGCTGTTGTCATCGCCGTCTCCTCGCCGCATCGCAAAGCAGCCTACGAAGCGAATGAATATGTCATTGAACGGATTAAACAGATCGTACCGATCTGGAAGAAAGAATATGGCGAAGACGGATCCGAATGGATTGGGGATCAGTTGAACCAACAGACCTATCCTGACGGACGACCGCTGCTCAGCGACATACCGTCAGAAGATGTAAACAGCGATAAATAA